A region of Subdoligranulum variabile DNA encodes the following proteins:
- a CDS encoding type II toxin-antitoxin system PemK/MazF family toxin, with protein MEVHRGEVFYADLSPVVGSEQGGIRPVLIIQNEIGNRHSPTVIAAAITSRQDKNRLPTHISVRADRCGLSKDSIVLTEQIRTLDKRRLRERAGRIPPDDMRRVDEALGVSMGLESQNTHEDGGYF; from the coding sequence ATGGAAGTGCATAGAGGGGAAGTGTTCTACGCGGATCTGAGCCCGGTGGTGGGTTCGGAACAGGGGGGCATCCGGCCGGTACTTATCATTCAGAATGAGATCGGGAACCGGCACAGTCCCACCGTCATTGCCGCAGCGATCACCAGCCGGCAGGACAAAAACCGCCTGCCCACCCACATCAGCGTACGGGCAGATCGCTGCGGGCTGTCCAAGGACAGCATTGTGCTGACCGAACAGATCCGTACGCTGGACAAACGGCGGCTGCGGGAACGGGCCGGTCGTATCCCGCCCGACGATATGCGCCGGGTGGATGAGGCGCTGGGCGTTTCCATGGGACTGGAAAGCCAGAATACCCATGAGGATGGCGGCTACTTTTGA
- a CDS encoding glycine--tRNA ligase, which produces MKNSEKTLDMIVNLCKNRGFIYPGSEIYGGLANSWDYGPLGVEFKNNVKKAWLKKFVQESPYNVGLDAAILMNPQTWVTTGHVASFSDPLLDCRACKSRHRADKLIADCEQGKNVDVDAMTFDEMDAFIASHEEVVCPVCGKHDFTPIRKFNLMFKTAIGVTEDSSSTCYLRPETAQGIFVNFANIQRTTRRKLPFGVCQVGKAFRNEITPGNFTFRTREFEQMECEFFCKPNTDLEWFAYWKDFCKNWLLSLGIKEENLRLRDHEAAELAFYSRATTDIEYAFPFTDWGELWGIADRTNYDLSRHQEASGKSLEYFDPETNEHYIPYVIEPSLGCDRVALAFLCEAYDEEHLVDAKGKEDVRTVLHLHPFLAPFKCAVLPLSKKLGDKAMEIRNELAKDFMVDYDDAGSIGKRYRRQDEIGTPLCITVDFQTVGDDKVEADNCVTVRDRDTMEQVRLPISELKDYIAKKVAF; this is translated from the coding sequence ATGAAGAACAGTGAAAAGACTCTGGACATGATCGTCAACCTGTGCAAAAACCGCGGGTTCATCTACCCCGGCAGCGAGATCTACGGCGGCCTGGCCAACAGCTGGGACTACGGCCCCCTGGGCGTTGAGTTCAAGAACAACGTCAAAAAGGCCTGGCTGAAGAAATTTGTGCAGGAAAGCCCTTACAATGTCGGCCTGGATGCCGCCATCCTGATGAATCCTCAGACCTGGGTAACCACCGGCCATGTGGCCAGCTTCTCGGATCCGTTGCTGGACTGCCGTGCCTGCAAGAGCCGTCACCGCGCCGACAAACTGATTGCCGACTGCGAGCAGGGCAAGAATGTGGACGTGGACGCCATGACCTTTGACGAGATGGACGCCTTCATCGCCAGCCACGAGGAGGTGGTCTGCCCCGTCTGCGGCAAACATGACTTTACCCCCATTCGTAAGTTCAACCTGATGTTCAAGACGGCCATCGGTGTCACCGAGGATTCCTCCTCCACCTGCTACCTGCGTCCCGAGACTGCGCAGGGCATCTTCGTCAACTTTGCCAACATCCAGCGCACCACCCGCCGCAAACTGCCCTTCGGCGTCTGCCAGGTGGGCAAGGCCTTCCGCAACGAGATCACTCCGGGCAACTTCACCTTCCGCACCCGTGAATTCGAGCAGATGGAGTGCGAGTTCTTCTGCAAGCCGAACACCGATCTGGAATGGTTCGCCTACTGGAAGGATTTCTGCAAGAACTGGCTGCTGAGCCTGGGCATCAAGGAAGAAAATCTGCGCCTGCGTGATCACGAGGCCGCCGAACTCGCCTTCTACTCCCGCGCTACCACCGACATCGAGTACGCTTTCCCGTTCACCGACTGGGGCGAGCTGTGGGGCATTGCCGACCGCACCAACTATGACCTGAGCCGTCACCAGGAGGCTTCCGGCAAGAGCCTGGAGTACTTTGACCCCGAAACCAACGAACACTATATTCCCTATGTTATCGAGCCGTCCCTGGGCTGTGACCGCGTCGCCCTGGCTTTCCTGTGTGAAGCCTACGACGAAGAGCACCTGGTGGATGCCAAGGGCAAGGAGGATGTGCGCACTGTGCTGCATCTGCATCCCTTCCTGGCGCCTTTCAAGTGCGCCGTCCTGCCGCTCTCCAAAAAGCTGGGTGACAAGGCTATGGAAATCCGCAACGAGCTGGCCAAGGACTTTATGGTGGACTACGACGACGCCGGTTCCATCGGCAAGCGTTATCGCCGCCAGGATGAGATCGGCACCCCGCTGTGCATCACTGTGGACTTCCAGACTGTCGGCGACGACAAGGTCGAAGCGGACAACTGTGTCACCGTCCGTGACCGCGATACGATGGAGCAGGTCCGCCTGCCCATCAGTGAGCTGAAGGATTACATCGCCAAGAAAGTGGCGTTCTGA
- the murC gene encoding UDP-N-acetylmuramate--L-alanine ligase — protein MVFNIFDPKLLDGVKTVHFIGCGGSGTYPLIQILHSHGFAITGSDVEETKNTEAERALGVKVTIGHDAANLGDAQLVVYSAAIHDDNPELQAAKARGIKAVERSVLLGYVSRMHPQSVGVAGTHGKTTTTGMITTMLELAGRDPAAVIGGKLPLIDGYGKAGSGQSAVIEACEYHETFLHLTCAVGVILNIDNDHLEYYGTMGQLKLAFQKFALLSRTVVFNMDDHNTVDVVNSIDRPVLSFGITEDARFRAVNVAEYKPGFYEFDVLELGENFAHIRLGVPGYHNIYNALAMCCCVRPLGLKPEDAVRAAEAFHGTGRRFEIKGECNGAVIVDDYAHHPTELEATLKTAKGLGYQRVIAVHQPFTYSRTKMLMDDFVKVLGEANQVVLLPIMGGREADDGTVSSEQLAAKIPGSVVVDGLEGAADWVKQNAGKGDLVVCMSCGDLYKAADMMVGK, from the coding sequence ATGGTATTTAACATCTTTGACCCGAAATTGCTGGATGGCGTCAAGACCGTACACTTTATCGGCTGCGGCGGCTCCGGTACCTATCCGCTGATCCAGATCCTGCACAGTCACGGCTTTGCCATCACCGGTTCTGATGTGGAGGAAACCAAGAACACCGAAGCGGAGCGTGCCCTCGGCGTCAAGGTAACGATCGGCCACGATGCTGCCAATCTGGGGGATGCCCAGCTGGTGGTGTACAGTGCCGCCATTCATGACGACAATCCCGAATTGCAGGCGGCCAAGGCCCGCGGAATCAAGGCTGTGGAGCGCAGTGTCCTGCTGGGATACGTCAGCCGGATGCATCCCCAGAGCGTCGGCGTGGCAGGTACTCACGGAAAGACCACCACAACTGGCATGATCACGACGATGCTGGAACTGGCCGGACGGGACCCTGCGGCAGTCATCGGCGGCAAACTGCCGCTGATCGATGGCTACGGCAAGGCCGGCAGCGGTCAGAGCGCCGTCATCGAAGCTTGCGAATACCATGAGACTTTCCTGCATCTGACCTGCGCGGTAGGGGTCATCCTGAACATTGACAATGACCATCTGGAGTACTACGGCACGATGGGGCAGCTCAAGCTGGCATTCCAGAAGTTTGCGCTTCTGTCCCGCACGGTAGTATTCAATATGGACGATCACAACACCGTTGATGTGGTGAACAGCATTGACCGTCCGGTACTGAGCTTCGGCATCACCGAAGATGCCCGTTTCCGTGCCGTCAACGTAGCCGAGTACAAACCCGGATTCTATGAGTTTGATGTCCTTGAACTGGGCGAGAATTTTGCTCATATCCGTCTGGGCGTGCCCGGTTACCACAACATTTATAATGCTCTGGCCATGTGCTGCTGCGTGCGTCCGTTGGGCCTCAAGCCGGAGGATGCTGTTCGTGCGGCAGAAGCGTTCCATGGTACCGGCCGCCGGTTTGAGATCAAGGGCGAGTGCAACGGTGCCGTGATTGTGGACGATTATGCCCATCATCCCACAGAGCTGGAAGCTACGCTGAAAACCGCCAAGGGGCTGGGATACCAGCGGGTGATTGCGGTGCATCAGCCGTTTACCTACAGCCGCACCAAGATGCTGATGGATGATTTCGTCAAGGTGCTGGGCGAAGCGAATCAGGTCGTGCTGCTGCCCATCATGGGCGGCCGCGAAGCGGACGACGGCACCGTCAGCTCCGAACAGCTGGCGGCCAAGATCCCCGGCAGTGTGGTGGTCGACGGGCTGGAAGGCGCGGCCGACTGGGTCAAG